The following proteins are encoded in a genomic region of Gimesia algae:
- a CDS encoding ABC transporter ATP-binding protein gives MSEHVIEVSNLSRHFGKKQALSDVSLSVPEGCVFGLVGENGAGKTTLLKHVLGFLKPQQGSVRVFGLDPVADPPGVLGRIGHLSENRDLPAWMTVRELIEFTRAFYPKWDPVYAEELRMMFELSLNQKVPTLSRGQLARAGLLVALAHRPPLLVLDEPSSGLDPVVRKDILDAIIRTVVDEGRTVLFSSHLLDEVQRVSDRIAILDQGKLLLTSPLDEVLVSHYQLTIRFLEPQPYFPQLTGALMWSGSGREWKIVCNGQKQELETELEQLEAEILDQTAPTLEEIFVARMKSAQRALEKD, from the coding sequence ATGAGCGAACATGTCATTGAAGTCAGCAATTTAAGTCGTCACTTCGGCAAGAAACAGGCGTTGTCCGACGTCAGTCTGTCTGTGCCTGAAGGCTGTGTGTTCGGACTGGTCGGCGAAAATGGAGCCGGCAAAACCACGTTGTTAAAACATGTGCTGGGCTTTTTGAAGCCGCAGCAGGGGAGTGTGCGCGTATTTGGTCTGGACCCGGTGGCTGACCCGCCTGGCGTATTGGGAAGGATCGGACATCTCTCGGAAAACCGCGACCTCCCGGCCTGGATGACGGTACGCGAACTGATTGAATTCACGCGGGCCTTCTATCCGAAATGGGATCCGGTCTACGCAGAAGAACTGAGAATGATGTTTGAGCTGTCATTGAATCAGAAAGTGCCGACACTGTCACGCGGCCAACTGGCGCGGGCCGGCCTGCTCGTTGCGCTGGCCCATCGACCGCCGCTGCTCGTGCTGGACGAACCGTCGTCCGGACTGGATCCGGTGGTTCGTAAAGACATTCTGGACGCCATCATTCGTACGGTCGTCGATGAAGGGCGGACCGTTCTGTTTTCCTCGCATCTGTTAGATGAAGTGCAGCGCGTCTCTGATCGCATCGCGATTCTCGATCAGGGCAAACTGTTACTCACAAGCCCACTGGATGAAGTGCTCGTCTCGCATTACCAGTTGACGATCCGCTTCCTGGAACCGCAGCCTTATTTCCCGCAGTTGACCGGCGCACTGATGTGGTCGGGCTCGGGCAGAGAGTGGAAGATCGTCTGTAACGGTCAGAAACAGGAACTGGAAACAGAGCTGGAACAGCTGGAAGCCGAGATCCTGGATCAGACCGCACCGACACTGGAAGAAATATTCGTCGCCCGCATGAAATCGGCACAGCGTGCTTTAGAGAAGGATTGA
- the ilvB gene encoding biosynthetic-type acetolactate synthase large subunit: MATANEKNTQTKTINGAEILVQALVRQGVKTIFAYPGGCSMPLHQALMKYKDDIRTLLPRHEQGGGFAAQGIARTTGEVGVCMATSGPGATNLVTALADAKLDSIPMVAITGQVPQAVIGSDAFQETPMVEISRAITKHHYMVTDVKDVARIVKEAFFIANTGRPGPVLIDFPKDCQLATLDAEPDYNPDTYLPGYRPEMRKAAPEQIKQILAAIKRSKKPVLYVGGGAIISDASEELVKFARRTNIPVTTTVMGLGVFPGEDPLSLDMLGMHGTVYANYAVNEADLLLAFGVRFDDRVTGKLEEFAKHGKIVHVDIDPSELQKNKEAHIPINADLKHVLASLNEAITDDDLPQVDDWLTQCKEWKEKYPLKYPELGDVMSQQYAIHELWQQSKDRDPYITVGVGQHQMWAAQFYKFNKPRHWLSSSGLGTMGFGLPAAMGVQAQFPNDLVVDIDGDGSMLMNIQELATLHTENLPVKILLLNNQHLGMVVQWEDRFMAGRRAHTYLGPVHHPEWEGKGSGEHAEDTYPDFVSIAKGFGLQAKQVRSKAEYPAALAEMLASDQPYLLDVICTYQEHVLPMIPSGGTVNDIITE, from the coding sequence GTGGCCACTGCCAACGAAAAAAACACGCAAACGAAGACAATCAATGGCGCTGAGATACTGGTTCAGGCATTGGTGCGGCAGGGCGTGAAAACCATCTTTGCTTATCCCGGTGGTTGCAGCATGCCGTTGCACCAGGCTTTGATGAAATACAAAGACGATATCCGCACACTTCTGCCTCGCCACGAACAGGGGGGCGGCTTCGCTGCACAGGGGATTGCCCGCACGACCGGAGAAGTCGGTGTCTGCATGGCAACCAGCGGTCCTGGTGCCACCAACCTGGTAACAGCACTGGCGGATGCCAAGCTGGATTCGATTCCCATGGTGGCGATCACCGGCCAGGTACCTCAAGCCGTCATTGGTAGCGACGCATTTCAGGAAACTCCCATGGTGGAAATTTCCCGCGCGATTACCAAACATCATTACATGGTCACCGATGTCAAAGACGTAGCCCGCATCGTGAAGGAAGCATTCTTCATCGCGAATACAGGTCGCCCCGGTCCCGTGCTGATCGACTTCCCGAAAGACTGTCAGCTGGCGACACTGGATGCAGAACCCGATTACAATCCCGACACTTACCTGCCCGGCTATCGCCCTGAAATGCGTAAAGCAGCTCCGGAACAGATTAAGCAGATTCTGGCAGCCATCAAACGCTCCAAGAAACCAGTTCTCTACGTTGGTGGCGGCGCTATTATTTCGGATGCTTCCGAAGAACTGGTCAAGTTCGCCCGCCGAACCAATATTCCTGTCACCACTACAGTTATGGGTCTGGGCGTGTTCCCCGGAGAAGATCCCCTGAGTCTGGATATGCTGGGCATGCACGGGACCGTCTATGCGAACTACGCCGTCAACGAAGCAGACCTGCTGCTCGCATTCGGAGTACGTTTTGATGACCGTGTGACTGGTAAGCTCGAAGAGTTTGCCAAACATGGAAAAATTGTGCATGTCGACATCGACCCTTCCGAGTTGCAGAAAAACAAGGAAGCGCATATTCCGATTAATGCCGACCTGAAACATGTCCTCGCTTCGCTCAACGAAGCGATTACCGATGACGACCTGCCGCAGGTCGACGACTGGCTGACACAGTGTAAAGAGTGGAAAGAGAAATACCCGCTGAAATATCCTGAGTTGGGTGATGTCATGTCGCAGCAGTATGCGATTCACGAACTCTGGCAGCAGTCCAAAGACAGAGACCCCTACATCACCGTAGGCGTGGGACAGCACCAGATGTGGGCGGCTCAGTTCTATAAATTCAACAAACCACGCCACTGGCTCAGCAGTTCCGGACTGGGGACGATGGGCTTCGGACTGCCCGCTGCCATGGGTGTCCAGGCACAGTTCCCCAATGACCTGGTGGTCGACATCGACGGTGATGGCTCGATGCTGATGAATATTCAGGAACTGGCGACACTGCATACGGAGAATCTGCCTGTCAAAATCCTGTTACTCAACAACCAGCACCTGGGCATGGTAGTGCAATGGGAAGACCGCTTCATGGCAGGTCGTCGGGCTCATACTTATCTGGGTCCCGTGCATCATCCCGAGTGGGAAGGGAAGGGCTCCGGCGAGCATGCTGAAGACACCTATCCTGACTTTGTCTCCATCGCCAAAGGTTTTGGACTGCAGGCGAAACAGGTGCGTTCGAAAGCAGAATACCCGGCCGCTCTCGCAGAGATGCTGGCCTCTGATCAGCCTTACCTGCTGGATGTCATCTGTACCTATCAGGAACATGTATTACCGATGATTCCCAGTGGCGGTACTGTGAACGACATTATCACTGAATAA
- a CDS encoding glutamate decarboxylase, with protein sequence MLHGQKNLHPSDPESFITPAYGGRFIEEPVPKYEMPGAGLPPKVAYNLIRDELILDGNSRLNLATFVTTWMEDEARQLMSETFDKNMIDKDEYPQTAEIELRCTNMLSKLWNSPSEENAVGCSTIGSSEAAMLGGMALKWNWRKRREAAGKPADKPNMVMGINVQVCWEKFCRYWEIEPRFVPMEGDRYCLTAEEALKLVDENTIGVVVIMGSTFDGRYENVKEVNDALVKLNTETGWEVPIHVDAASGGFVAPFLQPDLEWDFRLPLVKSINTSGHKFGLVYPGVGWIIWREKAELPEELIFHCNYLGGDLPNFALNFSRPGNQVVAQYYNFLRLGHEGYRDIHQTSQDVALHLSAGIAKLGPFDLISDGSDIPVFAFTTNETANFSVYDISNKVRERGWLVPAYTFPKNRDDLAVLRCVCKEGFTRDMAEMLLKDLQHAIDYFAAHPQHTPQTEAEGSGFHH encoded by the coding sequence ATGCTGCACGGCCAGAAAAATCTGCATCCATCTGACCCCGAATCCTTTATCACTCCCGCTTATGGGGGACGTTTCATTGAGGAGCCTGTCCCCAAATACGAAATGCCCGGTGCAGGCCTGCCTCCCAAGGTGGCTTACAACCTGATTCGTGATGAACTGATTCTGGATGGTAACTCGCGGCTGAACCTGGCAACCTTTGTCACCACCTGGATGGAAGACGAAGCCCGACAGCTGATGTCAGAAACGTTCGACAAGAACATGATCGACAAAGATGAATATCCGCAGACAGCGGAGATTGAACTCCGCTGCACCAACATGCTCTCGAAGCTCTGGAATTCACCCTCAGAAGAAAATGCCGTCGGTTGTTCAACAATCGGGTCCAGTGAAGCAGCGATGCTGGGTGGGATGGCTCTCAAATGGAACTGGCGGAAACGCAGAGAAGCCGCAGGTAAACCCGCTGACAAACCGAACATGGTGATGGGCATCAATGTGCAGGTCTGCTGGGAAAAATTCTGTCGCTACTGGGAAATCGAACCACGGTTTGTGCCGATGGAAGGGGACCGCTACTGCCTGACTGCTGAAGAAGCCCTGAAGCTGGTCGACGAAAATACGATTGGTGTCGTCGTGATTATGGGCAGTACGTTTGATGGTCGCTATGAGAACGTCAAAGAAGTCAACGACGCACTGGTCAAACTCAATACCGAAACCGGCTGGGAAGTTCCCATTCATGTGGATGCCGCTTCGGGTGGATTTGTCGCGCCGTTTCTGCAACCGGATCTGGAGTGGGATTTCCGACTGCCGCTGGTGAAATCGATCAATACATCCGGGCATAAATTCGGGCTGGTGTATCCCGGCGTGGGCTGGATCATCTGGCGTGAGAAAGCAGAACTGCCGGAAGAACTGATTTTCCACTGCAATTATCTGGGAGGCGATCTGCCCAACTTCGCATTGAATTTTTCCCGCCCCGGAAATCAGGTGGTGGCGCAATATTATAATTTCTTACGGCTGGGCCACGAAGGTTATCGCGACATTCACCAGACATCCCAGGATGTCGCTTTGCATCTGTCAGCAGGCATCGCGAAACTCGGCCCGTTCGATCTGATCTCGGACGGGAGTGACATTCCGGTGTTTGCGTTTACCACCAATGAAACCGCCAATTTCAGCGTGTACGACATTTCGAATAAAGTACGTGAACGGGGCTGGCTGGTTCCCGCTTATACCTTCCCCAAAAACCGTGACGATCTCGCCGTATTACGCTGTGTCTGTAAAGAGGGATTCACGCGCGATATGGCGGAGATGCTGCTGAAAGATCTGCAGCACGCGATTGATTATTTTGCCGCTCATCCCCAGCACACACCACAGACCGAAGCCGAGGGTTCCGGTTTTCACCATTAA
- a CDS encoding carboxypeptidase-like regulatory domain-containing protein: MFIQNYFKRLLLFSLLPGFSLILVGCGGSSEEDKQRADITVTVTHDGAPVSEAELRLMMDGKGEGAMGLLDDSGQTELSDVVLGSYTVTVTPPEGTPDNPAPQKEYPNIPAQYRSLQNSPLKAEINAGSNEFTFELN; encoded by the coding sequence ATGTTCATTCAGAATTATTTTAAGCGATTACTTCTGTTCTCCCTGCTGCCTGGTTTTAGTTTAATACTGGTCGGCTGCGGCGGAAGCAGTGAAGAAGACAAGCAGCGTGCAGACATCACTGTCACCGTGACACACGATGGTGCCCCCGTCTCAGAAGCAGAACTCCGACTGATGATGGACGGTAAAGGTGAGGGAGCGATGGGGTTACTCGACGATTCCGGGCAGACGGAACTCTCTGATGTCGTGCTCGGCAGTTACACTGTGACGGTGACGCCACCAGAGGGAACCCCCGACAACCCGGCTCCCCAAAAAGAGTACCCCAATATCCCTGCGCAGTATCGCAGTCTGCAAAACAGTCCGTTGAAAGCAGAAATCAATGCAGGCAGCAACGAGTTTACGTTCGAACTCAATTAA
- a CDS encoding sulfatase, with amino-acid sequence MIFTGRRRSPLAVVLLLIFCPALGLPTEAAEKPNVLFIGADDLRCDLACYGHPLVKTPHLDQLAAEGVLFKRAYCQQALCNPSRASLMTGRRPDTLEIWDLPTHFREVDADIVTLPQLFKQQGYFTQNIGKIFHNWRQKIEGDPASWSVPAVMHFARHDDDQPLLNDNRELPVNLAKAPRSESRDVPDSAYFDGRIADLAVKALQEVKKKQQPFFLAVGFWKPHLPFNPPKKYWDLYDDSPITVPDNPQPPKNAPDVALHDSREILRAVDGKLTDAQIIELRTGYLAGISYLDAQIGKVLAELDRLGLRENTIIVFWSDHGFHLGEHGLWCKTSNFENDARVPLMIATPQMQQAGKTAEALVELLDMYPTLVELCDLPSPGKLEGKSLVPVLNDPTQSVKPAAFTQHPRPAYYRKQPENMGVSVRTPRYRYTEWRNFKTGKVIARELYDHTSDPGENTNIINEPTDRADFQTAVKLLEAQFPRKPGGKD; translated from the coding sequence ATGATTTTTACTGGCAGACGTCGCTCCCCGCTGGCAGTTGTGTTGCTCCTGATCTTCTGCCCTGCTCTCGGTTTACCAACTGAGGCAGCTGAAAAACCGAACGTGCTGTTTATCGGCGCGGACGACCTGCGCTGTGATCTGGCCTGTTATGGACATCCGCTGGTGAAGACACCGCATCTGGATCAACTGGCGGCGGAAGGCGTGTTGTTCAAACGGGCCTACTGCCAGCAGGCGCTGTGCAACCCTTCGCGGGCGTCGCTGATGACGGGACGGCGTCCTGATACACTTGAGATCTGGGATCTGCCCACACACTTTCGTGAAGTCGATGCGGACATTGTCACGCTGCCGCAGCTGTTCAAGCAGCAAGGTTATTTCACGCAGAACATCGGCAAAATTTTTCATAACTGGCGGCAGAAGATCGAAGGTGACCCCGCTTCCTGGAGCGTGCCCGCCGTCATGCATTTTGCGCGGCACGATGATGACCAGCCGCTGTTAAACGATAACCGGGAACTGCCGGTCAACCTTGCAAAAGCACCGCGATCCGAAAGTCGCGACGTACCTGATTCGGCTTACTTTGATGGTCGCATCGCCGATCTCGCCGTAAAAGCACTGCAGGAAGTCAAGAAGAAACAGCAGCCGTTCTTTCTGGCAGTCGGCTTCTGGAAACCGCATCTACCGTTCAATCCACCTAAGAAATACTGGGATCTGTATGACGACAGCCCGATCACGGTTCCCGATAATCCTCAGCCTCCGAAAAACGCACCGGATGTTGCGCTGCATGACAGTCGAGAAATTTTGAGAGCCGTGGATGGAAAGCTGACGGATGCGCAGATCATTGAACTGCGAACCGGTTACCTGGCGGGCATCAGTTACCTGGACGCGCAGATTGGCAAAGTACTGGCGGAACTGGATCGCCTGGGACTGCGCGAGAATACCATCATTGTGTTCTGGTCGGATCATGGCTTTCACCTGGGCGAACATGGTCTGTGGTGCAAAACATCCAACTTCGAAAACGATGCACGCGTGCCTTTGATGATCGCGACGCCTCAAATGCAGCAGGCGGGTAAGACAGCAGAAGCGCTGGTCGAGCTGCTCGACATGTATCCGACACTGGTCGAATTATGCGATCTCCCCTCCCCCGGAAAACTGGAGGGCAAAAGCCTGGTGCCTGTCTTGAATGATCCGACACAGTCAGTCAAGCCAGCCGCCTTTACGCAGCATCCGCGGCCCGCGTATTACAGAAAACAACCTGAAAACATGGGTGTTTCCGTCCGCACGCCCCGCTATCGCTACACCGAATGGCGGAATTTTAAAACGGGTAAGGTCATCGCACGTGAACTGTACGATCACACAAGCGATCCGGGAGAGAATACGAACATCATCAATGAGCCTACCGATCGAGCCGATTTTCAGACAGCGGTCAAACTACTGGAAGCACAGTTTCCGCGCAAGCCGGGTGGGAAAGATTGA
- a CDS encoding GntR family transcriptional regulator, whose translation MQIQLSEADGTPYYQQVVNQVKFLVASGRLEAHEQLPSVRGLAQQLTITPNTVARAYRELEAEGVVISKRGAGVFISNGVSPLSNKEKRRILNERMDALLTESRQLGVDEETLLKLLRQRSQKFDSHQEVVK comes from the coding sequence ATGCAGATTCAATTATCCGAAGCGGATGGCACGCCTTATTACCAGCAGGTCGTGAACCAGGTCAAGTTTCTGGTGGCCTCCGGTCGTCTCGAAGCCCACGAGCAATTGCCGTCCGTCCGCGGGCTGGCGCAGCAGCTGACGATTACCCCCAATACGGTTGCGCGGGCCTATCGCGAGCTGGAAGCCGAGGGTGTCGTGATCTCGAAGCGCGGCGCTGGAGTTTTCATATCTAATGGCGTTTCTCCCCTGTCTAATAAAGAAAAACGCCGCATCCTCAACGAACGCATGGATGCCCTGCTGACCGAATCGCGTCAACTGGGCGTAGATGAAGAGACCCTGTTGAAATTACTCCGTCAGCGGAGCCAGAAATTTGATTCACATCAAGAGGTCGTAAAATGA
- a CDS encoding DUF1501 domain-containing protein yields the protein MNDPANLMQATLSRRSFLQAGFLTLGGLGLADLLRLRAAASTSGATPDTSVILIWLQGGPSHMETYDMKPEAPVEYRGEFNPIHTNVPGMDICEQLPLHAKVADRFTLIRSISHGFANHAGGAGRFLSGRDPLRPLERTSQFPTIGPIVSRMRDHVNIGIPNYIGNQPNVYGGGSAYLGDSALPFVVGSDPNAKNYRVPNLTLDDKLKDRLDDRVTLLTSFDNMRRDLDQNGSLQSIDKFNSRALDMLTSDKSRDAFDITQESDATRDKYGRHKWGQRALLARRLVEAGSSFVTMQMQNPGVTGCAGNWDIHAVNGHLYDDLRGRLPIFDRAVSALIEDIYERGLDEKVMVIVSGEFGRTPRINPQKGTRSKVMQPGRDHWPGAMSVLVSGGGMQMGQVIGSTTANGAYAKDNKLDPNDLLSTVYRFLGIDQAHEFLDHSGRPMPILPSGKPIVELS from the coding sequence ATGAATGATCCAGCGAATCTGATGCAGGCGACGCTTTCACGGCGATCCTTTCTCCAGGCTGGTTTTCTAACCCTGGGAGGTCTGGGTCTGGCGGACCTGTTGCGGCTCAGGGCGGCTGCATCGACTTCGGGAGCCACCCCGGATACCTCAGTGATTCTCATCTGGCTGCAAGGCGGTCCCAGTCATATGGAAACGTATGACATGAAACCCGAAGCGCCGGTTGAATATCGGGGTGAATTCAATCCGATTCATACGAATGTGCCGGGCATGGATATCTGCGAGCAGCTTCCCCTGCATGCGAAGGTGGCCGATCGCTTCACGCTGATCCGATCCATTTCGCATGGCTTCGCGAATCATGCTGGCGGTGCCGGTCGCTTTCTGTCCGGCCGCGATCCCTTACGACCACTGGAACGCACTTCGCAATTTCCGACGATTGGTCCCATCGTTTCCAGAATGCGCGATCATGTGAATATCGGCATCCCGAATTATATCGGAAATCAACCAAATGTGTACGGCGGTGGCAGTGCGTACCTGGGCGATTCAGCGCTCCCCTTCGTTGTTGGCTCCGATCCGAATGCGAAAAACTATCGCGTCCCCAATCTTACCCTGGACGATAAACTGAAAGACCGTCTGGATGACCGCGTGACGCTGTTGACCTCTTTCGACAACATGCGCCGCGATCTGGATCAGAACGGTTCCCTGCAGTCCATCGACAAATTTAACAGCCGCGCTCTCGATATGCTGACCAGTGATAAATCTCGCGATGCGTTTGACATTACTCAGGAGAGCGATGCGACCCGTGATAAATATGGACGTCACAAATGGGGACAACGCGCCCTGCTGGCTCGCCGCCTGGTCGAAGCAGGCAGCAGTTTTGTCACGATGCAGATGCAGAACCCAGGTGTCACAGGTTGCGCGGGTAACTGGGATATCCACGCAGTCAATGGTCACCTCTATGATGACCTGCGCGGACGACTGCCGATCTTCGACCGTGCGGTCTCTGCCCTGATTGAAGATATCTATGAGCGTGGCCTGGACGAAAAAGTGATGGTCATCGTCAGCGGCGAATTCGGTCGTACGCCCCGCATCAACCCGCAGAAAGGGACACGCTCCAAAGTCATGCAGCCCGGTCGTGACCACTGGCCCGGCGCGATGTCGGTCCTGGTCTCCGGTGGCGGCATGCAAATGGGACAGGTCATTGGCTCCACTACAGCCAACGGCGCGTACGCCAAGGATAACAAGCTCGATCCCAACGATCTGCTGTCGACCGTCTATCGTTTCCTGGGCATCGACCAGGCCCATGAATTCCTCGACCACAGCGGCCGCCCCATGCCCATTCTCCCCAGTGGAAAACCAATTGTTGAATTGAGTTGA
- a CDS encoding YfhO family protein, with translation MSSIFYATTKQFCKRAWFGAVLAVGALVMGPLSIVLILKFNGLQSDQMEQNYFDFHFAYLGVSWVFFLGVCLHAFSGSEKYCLGLPVSSASIATWLMLAMAGFVVVLQLLTNGLYRLLFFDEHWLTNYWPLLGPLLFLVTLILVGHCLFWSMHAPSFTKTFLGVSLTMGMLVWFVSRYYPNGFKSDIVPWSRVTLGELVTMQLTCLAAWYQGTRAFAEVRAGTAVPSPAWERMKVWWNALLTGAIPEQSVVPFSPRSSLSRLHWRDSCQQSVIVGGGVFGLLLLMFNLLIGTRLNSEPTALRDVLEGFVAMSTILTLAAAVTAGAILGLGICSTGRTEMKRCLAMAPVTDPDFNATLFSNMVKVLGWSILIVQSALLLSLIVTAVLYGVDTLSVLQVTGFLGNGSNSLSDMLLYLFGGNGFLCHTLVTLIGFWIIAANIVSVLWTGRTWFIVSAIGVCFGGLFFYSMMISLLEAFFPRQYLAEWVIISMLLILYFLILGGTLAAYMAARRRQLISKARFLGAGLLWSFAVMGVLVTLLSMAPHYPFRTMCGEFCVFSALGALVLAPFATIPLALSWNRHR, from the coding sequence ATGTCATCCATCTTTTATGCGACCACCAAACAGTTTTGTAAACGTGCCTGGTTCGGCGCGGTTCTCGCCGTCGGGGCGCTGGTGATGGGACCCCTGTCGATTGTGCTTATTTTAAAGTTCAACGGATTACAATCGGATCAGATGGAGCAGAATTACTTTGACTTTCATTTTGCCTATCTGGGGGTCTCCTGGGTCTTTTTTCTGGGTGTCTGTCTGCATGCATTCTCTGGCAGCGAAAAATACTGTCTGGGTCTGCCGGTTTCTTCTGCTTCCATTGCCACCTGGCTGATGCTGGCAATGGCGGGGTTCGTGGTGGTGCTGCAACTACTGACCAATGGTCTCTATCGGCTGCTGTTTTTTGATGAGCACTGGCTTACCAATTATTGGCCTTTATTGGGACCGCTCTTATTTCTGGTTACCCTGATTCTGGTGGGACATTGCCTGTTCTGGAGCATGCATGCTCCCAGCTTTACTAAAACATTTCTGGGAGTCTCTTTGACGATGGGAATGCTGGTCTGGTTTGTTTCCCGGTATTACCCGAACGGATTCAAGTCAGATATCGTTCCCTGGAGTCGCGTGACGCTGGGTGAGCTTGTGACCATGCAACTGACCTGCCTCGCGGCCTGGTATCAGGGGACACGTGCCTTTGCAGAGGTCCGTGCCGGTACCGCGGTTCCCAGCCCTGCCTGGGAAAGGATGAAGGTCTGGTGGAATGCGCTGCTCACCGGAGCGATTCCCGAGCAGTCAGTGGTTCCCTTCTCGCCGCGATCATCGCTGTCCCGTTTGCATTGGCGCGATTCGTGTCAGCAGTCTGTTATTGTCGGGGGAGGAGTATTCGGCCTGTTGTTGTTGATGTTCAACCTTTTGATTGGGACACGGCTCAATTCAGAGCCGACAGCTCTGCGAGATGTCTTGGAAGGTTTTGTAGCCATGTCAACTATTCTCACCTTGGCCGCTGCTGTCACTGCAGGAGCGATATTGGGGCTGGGGATTTGCAGCACGGGACGCACGGAAATGAAACGCTGTCTGGCAATGGCTCCGGTGACGGATCCTGATTTTAATGCCACACTGTTCTCGAACATGGTCAAAGTGTTGGGCTGGTCCATTCTGATCGTTCAATCGGCTCTGCTGCTGAGTCTGATCGTCACTGCAGTACTTTATGGAGTAGACACGTTGAGCGTACTGCAGGTAACCGGTTTTCTGGGGAATGGATCAAACAGCTTGAGTGATATGCTGTTGTATTTATTCGGAGGAAATGGATTTTTGTGTCATACGCTGGTGACATTGATCGGATTCTGGATCATCGCTGCGAATATAGTTTCCGTACTCTGGACAGGACGTACCTGGTTTATCGTCTCTGCGATCGGAGTCTGCTTTGGTGGTCTGTTTTTCTACAGCATGATGATTAGCTTGCTGGAAGCATTTTTTCCTCGTCAGTATCTGGCGGAATGGGTCATCATCAGCATGTTGCTGATTTTATATTTTCTGATTCTGGGAGGCACTCTCGCCGCCTACATGGCTGCCCGTCGCAGGCAATTGATCTCAAAAGCCCGGTTCCTTGGGGCGGGTTTGCTCTGGTCATTTGCTGTCATGGGAGTGCTGGTGACTTTGCTGAGCATGGCTCCACATTACCCGTTTCGGACGATGTGTGGGGAGTTTTGTGTTTTTTCAGCCCTGGGTGCCCTGGTCCTCGCGCCGTTTGCCACGATTCCTCTGGCACTGTCATGGAACCGGCATCGGTAG
- a CDS encoding cytochrome-c peroxidase, with amino-acid sequence MASATYQKFARILSAGIVITLVAGFTGSLSQAEEPVIKVPLGLPPIEFPEDNPPTVEKIALGKQLYFDKRLSRDNTISCASCHSPTKGYSNADQFATGFKGQKGGRNSPTVINAAYNKFHFWDGRAGSLEEQALGPIANPIEMNLTTKEAIERINAIPGYKKQFQKIFGSDATEETVAKAIATYERTILCGDAPYDRFKAGDKKALSESAQRGMQLFFGKAACSSCHSGPTFTDHAFHNVGVGMDAKEPDAGRKTISNLGGDHGSFKTPTVRDIARSAPYMHDGSLKTLKEVVDHYNKGGIPNEFLDEEIFKLNLTPQEVDDLVTFMKEGLSSSNYPEHKEPELP; translated from the coding sequence ATGGCGTCTGCAACCTATCAGAAATTTGCGCGGATCCTGTCAGCAGGGATCGTGATCACGCTGGTTGCCGGTTTCACTGGTTCCCTGAGCCAGGCTGAAGAACCGGTCATCAAGGTTCCCCTCGGTCTGCCTCCGATCGAATTTCCGGAAGACAACCCGCCCACTGTCGAAAAAATCGCGTTGGGCAAACAGCTGTATTTTGACAAACGGCTCTCGCGGGACAATACCATTTCCTGTGCCAGCTGTCATTCGCCGACTAAAGGTTACAGCAACGCCGACCAGTTTGCGACCGGCTTCAAAGGCCAGAAGGGAGGCCGCAACTCCCCCACGGTGATCAACGCTGCCTACAACAAGTTTCATTTCTGGGACGGCCGCGCCGGATCTCTGGAAGAACAGGCGCTGGGACCGATTGCGAATCCCATCGAAATGAATTTAACGACCAAAGAAGCCATCGAACGGATCAACGCCATCCCCGGCTATAAAAAACAGTTCCAGAAAATCTTTGGCTCTGATGCGACTGAAGAAACCGTCGCGAAAGCCATCGCCACTTATGAGCGTACGATTTTATGTGGCGATGCTCCCTACGATCGCTTTAAAGCGGGCGACAAGAAAGCCCTCTCGGAATCTGCACAACGGGGCATGCAGCTGTTTTTTGGAAAGGCTGCCTGTAGCTCGTGTCATTCCGGTCCCACATTTACTGACCACGCTTTTCATAATGTCGGCGTGGGCATGGATGCAAAAGAACCGGACGCCGGACGCAAAACCATCAGTAATCTGGGGGGAGATCATGGCAGCTTCAAAACCCCGACCGTGCGTGATATCGCCCGATCTGCTCCTTATATGCACGATGGCAGCCTGAAGACTTTGAAAGAAGTTGTAGATCACTATAATAAAGGTGGTATTCCCAACGAGTTTCTCGATGAAGAAATCTTCAAACTGAATTTAACCCCTCAGGAAGTGGATGACCTGGTGACCTTCATGAAAGAAGGTTTATCCAGTTCGAATTATCCTGAGCATAAAGAACCTGAGCTACCCTGA